The Actinomyces sp. oral taxon 414 genome has a segment encoding these proteins:
- a CDS encoding type II toxin -antitoxin system TacA 1-like antitoxin, producing the protein MGTSTARLELRLPAAEKAEIEEAAGLTGRTVTEYVRTAARTAARTDLARSIKVSGEVFDALVAAIESDAPSAPAMVRARARAEELGL; encoded by the coding sequence ATGGGAACGTCCACGGCACGTCTGGAATTGCGTCTGCCCGCCGCGGAGAAGGCGGAGATCGAGGAGGCCGCCGGCCTGACCGGCCGGACCGTCACGGAGTACGTGCGCACGGCCGCTCGCACCGCCGCCCGCACCGACCTCGCCCGATCGATCAAGGTGTCGGGCGAGGTCTTCGACGCGCTTGTGGCCGCGATCGAGTCCGACGCGCCCTCGGCTCCCGCAATGGTGCGCGCCCGCGCGCGCGCCGAGGAACTCGGGTTGTGA
- a CDS encoding thiocillin family RiPP yields MDNDIDLTGDDVEVETLADGSALGCFACATSGSSASCPASSASSLTTASSYS; encoded by the coding sequence ATGGACAACGACATTGACCTCACCGGCGACGACGTCGAGGTCGAGACCCTCGCGGACGGGAGTGCCCTGGGCTGCTTCGCCTGCGCCACGAGCGGCAGCTCGGCCTCGTGCCCGGCCTCGTCCGCCTCGTCCCTCACGACGGCGTCGAGCTACTCCTGA
- a CDS encoding thiocillin family RiPP: protein MNDDIDLLGQDAEQDVESLPEGNALGSWSTAASASSASCPATSASTLTSASSYG from the coding sequence ATGAACGACGACATCGACCTGCTCGGCCAGGACGCCGAGCAGGACGTCGAGAGTCTGCCCGAGGGCAACGCCCTGGGCTCGTGGTCCACGGCCGCCTCAGCCAGCAGCGCCTCGTGCCCGGCCACCTCGGCGTCGACCCTCACCTCGGCCTCCAGCTACGGGTGA
- a CDS encoding SPFH domain-containing protein has protein sequence MSDTPSSPAAAAPRSGAPGSSAARVDITERPARTAGSGAAFLVLILYLALIAGSIATVLRVAFDADAGRPVAVALVSGASVVLVLALLLMFTSLVIVVPGQTSVRQFFGRYIGTVRRPGIALVPPLTGGKKVSVKVHNFETSELKVNDLEGNPINIAAIVVWQVADTARAVFAVEAYEEFIKAQAESALRHVATIHPYDEPGPGETSLRGGTDHVSAELAAEVAARVELAGLEVVEVRISSLAYAPEIAQAMLQRQQASAVIAAREQIVEGAVTMVDQALRRLETDDIVTMDDERRAQMVSNLLVVLCSDQRTQPVINTGSLYA, from the coding sequence ATGTCCGATACGCCGAGCTCCCCCGCCGCAGCGGCCCCGCGCAGCGGCGCGCCCGGATCGTCCGCCGCCCGCGTCGATATCACCGAAAGACCCGCGCGCACCGCCGGCTCGGGCGCGGCCTTCCTCGTCCTGATCCTGTACCTGGCCCTCATCGCCGGGTCCATCGCCACAGTCCTCAGGGTCGCCTTCGACGCCGACGCGGGCAGGCCGGTGGCGGTCGCGCTCGTCTCCGGCGCGTCGGTGGTCCTGGTGCTCGCCCTGCTGCTCATGTTCACCAGCCTGGTCATTGTCGTCCCTGGTCAGACCAGCGTTCGCCAGTTCTTCGGCCGCTACATCGGCACCGTGCGGCGCCCGGGGATCGCGCTCGTCCCGCCGCTGACCGGCGGCAAGAAGGTTTCCGTCAAGGTCCACAACTTCGAGACCAGCGAGCTCAAGGTCAACGACCTGGAGGGCAACCCGATCAATATCGCCGCCATCGTCGTGTGGCAGGTGGCCGATACGGCCCGCGCCGTCTTCGCCGTCGAGGCCTACGAGGAGTTCATCAAGGCCCAGGCCGAGTCCGCGCTGCGCCACGTGGCCACCATCCACCCCTACGACGAGCCCGGCCCGGGCGAGACCTCGCTGCGCGGGGGCACCGATCACGTCTCGGCCGAGCTGGCCGCCGAGGTCGCCGCCCGCGTTGAACTGGCCGGCCTGGAGGTCGTCGAGGTGCGCATCTCCTCGCTCGCCTACGCCCCCGAAATCGCTCAGGCCATGCTCCAGCGCCAGCAGGCCAGCGCCGTCATCGCCGCCCGCGAGCAGATCGTCGAGGGCGCCGTCACCATGGTCGACCAGGCCCTCAGGCGCCTGGAGACCGACGACATCGTCACCATGGACGACGAGCGCCGCGCCCAGATGGTCTCCAACCTCCTGGTGGTGCTGTGCTCCGACCAACGCACCCAGCCGGTCATCAACACCGGCTCCCTGTACGCGTAA
- a CDS encoding HAD-IA family hydrolase, with protein sequence MTSAATRLAHCRAILLDMDGTLVNSHAAVEAAWKAWARDNGLDPAAVLAVCHGPDAATTVRRFLPGIGAAELARHVAAHLERECADTDGVLPAPGAPELVAWLNERSLPWGVVTNAHLRLARARLGAAGIEAPVIISFDDVEHGKPHPQGYLLGAWCLGVEPGRTAGVEDSAPGLAAARAAGTLVVAVGGSRDGDVVCRDLHELRRLLIAAADRLP encoded by the coding sequence ATGACTTCGGCCGCCACCCGTCTCGCCCACTGTCGCGCCATCCTCCTCGATATGGACGGCACCCTGGTGAACTCCCACGCCGCCGTCGAGGCCGCCTGGAAGGCCTGGGCCCGCGACAACGGCCTGGACCCGGCGGCCGTGCTGGCGGTGTGCCACGGCCCGGACGCCGCCACCACCGTGCGGCGCTTCCTGCCGGGCATCGGGGCGGCGGAACTGGCCCGCCACGTCGCCGCCCACCTGGAGCGCGAGTGCGCGGACACCGACGGCGTGCTCCCCGCCCCCGGCGCCCCGGAGCTGGTGGCCTGGCTGAACGAGCGGTCCCTGCCCTGGGGCGTGGTCACCAACGCGCACCTGCGCCTGGCCCGCGCCCGACTGGGGGCCGCCGGGATCGAGGCGCCGGTCATCATCTCCTTCGACGACGTCGAGCACGGCAAGCCCCACCCACAGGGGTATCTGCTGGGGGCGTGGTGCCTGGGGGTCGAGCCCGGCCGGACGGCCGGGGTGGAGGACTCGGCCCCCGGCCTGGCGGCGGCGCGGGCCGCGGGGACGCTCGTCGTAGCTGTGGGCGGGTCCCGGGACGGCGACGTCGTGTGCCGCGATCTGCACGAGCTGCGCCGGCTCCTGATCGCGGCGGCTGACCGGCTGCCATGA
- a CDS encoding ferredoxin, translating to MRTEFTLMQKMISGFSTAAPTADGGGGDRILRGFPQERPVPLPESAGPGLGLRETLDRRSSSLTYGTDGLFLAERLASLREALRRDREDWGDAAEAVPLEGFVFALRCIDLAPGVYRVDDDGAAHIAQLPPPEHWEDLGVQREFARAGAIVSVAADLDRADSWGGTHGYRVAMARAAAVVYDFHLACTGHGLVGTVFAGFIPASVRHILKSDGASRHQMFATTLAPPPTRGAGSRGRSPSDALMAQPVPAGAGS from the coding sequence ATGCGCACTGAGTTCACCCTGATGCAGAAGATGATCTCCGGCTTCTCGACCGCGGCCCCCACGGCCGACGGCGGCGGAGGAGACCGCATCCTCCGGGGCTTCCCCCAGGAGCGGCCGGTCCCGCTGCCCGAGTCCGCCGGCCCGGGACTCGGCCTGCGGGAGACCCTCGACCGGCGCTCCTCCTCCCTGACCTACGGCACCGACGGCCTGTTCCTCGCCGAACGGCTGGCGTCCCTGCGGGAGGCCCTGCGCCGGGACCGGGAGGACTGGGGGGACGCCGCCGAGGCGGTCCCGCTCGAGGGCTTCGTCTTCGCCCTGCGATGCATCGACCTGGCCCCCGGCGTCTACCGCGTCGACGACGACGGCGCCGCGCACATCGCCCAGCTGCCTCCCCCCGAGCACTGGGAGGACCTCGGGGTCCAGAGAGAGTTCGCCAGGGCCGGTGCGATCGTCTCGGTCGCCGCGGACCTCGACCGGGCGGACTCGTGGGGCGGGACGCACGGCTACCGCGTCGCCATGGCCCGGGCCGCCGCCGTCGTCTACGACTTCCATCTGGCCTGCACGGGCCACGGGCTCGTCGGAACGGTCTTCGCCGGTTTCATCCCCGCCTCCGTGCGCCACATCCTGAAGTCCGACGGCGCCTCACGCCACCAGATGTTCGCCACGACGCTCGCCCCGCCGCCGACCCGCGGCGCCGGCTCCCGCGGCCGCTCCCCCTCGGACGCGCTCATGGCGCAGCCGGTCCCCGCCGGGGCGGGATCCTGA
- a CDS encoding YcaO-like family protein translates to MYASDLKEPSPAGLRRARRLQSPCGLVSDSVRLPNGEGEPPFSIFTSLLDNPSAVLRTQRNWSHSNAQGNFDGAGGAIDPIRARDISIVESLERYSSCTWNDADIVMATEAELGAAAVGPHRFPRCSERELAAEGATLVRYDPRLPIRWQRAWSLTHGREVFVPANLVYLRFPIYSRAELFTHSVSTGAAAHSDMKEALLGGLLEVVERDSISLTWLQRLRLPSIEVDEALLRPETREYHRMGMSSDIEVRLFNATTDFDIPVIYGIQLSEDPVLSQVVAATCDLDPERALAKIHREFSSLRIALRAHAGSPDPLAMLGTSVVGGAVLHARASHRRVFDFLLDGERPAVPLHEIGSAPGPDDDPLAWTVDKLAQRDAEVIAVDITTDEARQVGMHVVKVLVPEAMPLSFVHSARYLGTPRLYQAPSAMGLAVHDEASINPEFQPFA, encoded by the coding sequence ATGTACGCGAGCGATCTCAAGGAGCCCAGCCCGGCCGGCCTGCGCCGCGCCCGCCGGCTCCAGTCCCCCTGCGGGCTGGTCTCGGATTCCGTCCGCCTTCCCAATGGTGAGGGCGAACCGCCCTTCTCGATCTTCACCTCCCTGCTCGACAACCCGTCCGCGGTTCTGCGCACCCAGCGCAACTGGAGCCATTCCAATGCGCAGGGCAATTTCGACGGCGCCGGAGGGGCCATCGACCCAATCCGCGCCAGGGACATCTCCATAGTCGAGTCTTTGGAGAGGTACTCGTCGTGCACGTGGAACGACGCCGATATCGTCATGGCGACCGAGGCCGAGCTCGGCGCCGCCGCCGTGGGTCCGCACCGCTTCCCCCGGTGCTCGGAGCGCGAGCTCGCCGCCGAGGGGGCCACCCTGGTCCGCTACGACCCCCGGCTGCCCATCCGGTGGCAGCGCGCCTGGTCGCTGACGCACGGGCGGGAGGTCTTCGTCCCCGCCAATCTGGTGTACCTGCGATTCCCGATCTATTCCCGGGCCGAGCTCTTCACGCACTCCGTGTCCACCGGCGCCGCGGCGCACTCCGACATGAAGGAGGCCCTCCTGGGCGGGCTGCTCGAGGTCGTCGAGCGCGACTCGATCTCCCTGACCTGGCTCCAGCGCCTGCGTCTGCCGAGCATCGAGGTCGACGAGGCCCTTCTGCGCCCCGAGACCCGGGAGTACCACCGGATGGGGATGTCCTCGGACATCGAGGTGCGCCTGTTCAATGCGACGACGGACTTCGACATCCCCGTGATCTACGGGATCCAGCTCAGCGAGGACCCCGTGCTCTCGCAGGTGGTCGCCGCCACCTGCGATCTGGACCCCGAGCGGGCGCTGGCCAAGATCCACCGGGAGTTCTCCTCGCTGAGGATCGCCCTGCGGGCCCACGCCGGCAGTCCGGACCCCCTGGCCATGCTGGGGACCTCGGTCGTCGGGGGCGCCGTCCTACACGCCCGGGCCTCCCACCGGCGGGTCTTCGACTTCCTCCTCGACGGCGAGCGTCCCGCGGTGCCCCTCCACGAGATCGGCTCGGCCCCCGGGCCCGACGACGACCCGCTGGCCTGGACGGTCGACAAGCTGGCGCAGCGCGACGCCGAGGTCATCGCCGTGGATATCACCACCGACGAGGCGCGCCAGGTGGGCATGCACGTGGTCAAGGTCCTCGTGCCCGAGGCCATGCCGCTCTCCTTCGTCCACTCCGCCCGCTACCTGGGCACGCCCCGGCTCTACCAGGCCCCCTCGGCCATGGGCCTGGCAGTCCACGACGAGGCCTCCATCAATCCCGAGTTCCAGCCCTTCGCCTGA
- a CDS encoding GNAT family N-acetyltransferase, giving the protein MSIEPHSLRVRPLRQDDDAGPFRCGRPELDRWLAEFAWASQRRRTAATQVLVPAHETDTGGTILGYYSLASTAIVTDDLPRRLGRGQPAVLPAFLLARLAIDRSLRGQGVGGALLAHAVATADRASGLVAARLLVVDAIDDAAAAFYTHHGFTALTQDHGRTRLVAVISRLAWR; this is encoded by the coding sequence GTGAGCATCGAGCCGCACTCGCTGCGCGTGCGCCCACTGCGACAGGACGACGACGCCGGACCCTTCCGCTGCGGCCGCCCCGAGCTCGACCGATGGCTGGCGGAATTCGCCTGGGCGTCCCAGCGCCGCCGCACCGCGGCCACCCAGGTTCTCGTGCCGGCGCACGAGACCGACACCGGCGGCACCATTCTGGGCTACTACTCGCTGGCGTCGACGGCGATCGTGACGGACGACCTGCCGCGCCGGCTGGGCCGCGGGCAGCCGGCCGTGCTGCCCGCCTTCCTCCTGGCCCGTCTCGCCATCGACCGCTCACTGCGCGGACAGGGCGTCGGCGGCGCGCTCCTGGCGCACGCCGTCGCGACGGCCGACCGGGCCAGCGGGCTCGTGGCGGCACGACTGCTCGTCGTGGACGCCATCGACGACGCGGCCGCCGCCTTCTACACCCATCACGGCTTCACCGCGCTCACCCAGGACCATGGCCGCACGCGCCTGGTGGCCGTCATCTCGCGCCTCGCCTGGCGGTGA
- a CDS encoding replication-associated recombination protein A: MSPQDAPSLFDAAAEDGGVVDPTRPLADRLRPRELTEVVGQDHLLAPDAPLGRMVASGRLSSIVLWGPPGCGKTTIARLLADRTGLVFEQVSATFSGVTDLRRVFAAAARRRQIGRGTLLFVDEIHRFNRAQQDSFLPYVEDGTVVLVGATTENPSFELNGALLSRCQVLVLRRLDGGALAELLERAESLTGRELPLTGQARAALIAMADGDGRYLLSMVEQVLGWARAGAPEAGSGGGGAASSGESAGAGAPEAGSAARGGAADGGPLLDAEALTAVVASRAPLYDKSGEEHYNLISALHKSMRGSDPDAALYWLARMLDGGEDPRYVARRLVRFASEDVGLADPAALQAALAAWEAYERLGSPEGELAIAQAVVHLATAPKSVALYRGLGRAREAARRTGSLAPPAHILNAPTRLMKELGYGAGYQYDPDAADGFSGADYFPDGYPRPGEREPLYVPTANGHERRIGERLAHWEDLRRQRRGGREQ, from the coding sequence ATGAGCCCGCAGGACGCCCCCTCCCTCTTCGACGCCGCGGCGGAGGACGGCGGCGTCGTCGATCCGACGCGCCCGCTGGCGGACCGCCTGCGCCCGCGCGAGCTGACCGAGGTCGTCGGCCAGGACCACCTGCTGGCGCCCGACGCGCCGCTGGGCCGCATGGTCGCCTCCGGCCGCCTGTCCTCCATCGTCCTGTGGGGCCCGCCCGGCTGCGGCAAGACGACCATCGCCCGGCTGCTGGCCGACCGCACCGGCCTGGTCTTCGAGCAGGTCAGCGCGACCTTCTCCGGGGTGACGGACCTGCGCCGGGTCTTCGCCGCCGCGGCCCGCCGCCGCCAGATCGGGCGGGGAACGCTGTTGTTCGTCGACGAGATCCACCGGTTCAACCGCGCCCAGCAGGACTCCTTCCTGCCCTACGTCGAGGACGGGACGGTCGTCCTGGTGGGGGCGACGACGGAGAACCCCAGTTTCGAGCTGAACGGCGCCCTGCTGTCGCGCTGCCAGGTCCTGGTCCTGCGCCGCCTGGACGGGGGCGCCCTGGCCGAGCTGCTGGAGCGCGCCGAGTCGCTCACCGGGCGGGAACTGCCCCTGACCGGGCAGGCCCGCGCCGCGCTGATCGCCATGGCCGACGGCGACGGCCGCTACCTGCTGAGCATGGTCGAGCAGGTCCTGGGCTGGGCGCGCGCCGGGGCGCCGGAGGCCGGGAGCGGCGGGGGCGGGGCGGCATCGAGCGGCGAGAGCGCCGGGGCCGGGGCCCCGGAGGCCGGGAGCGCAGCGCGCGGCGGGGCCGCCGATGGCGGGCCGCTCCTGGACGCCGAGGCCCTGACCGCCGTCGTCGCCTCCCGGGCGCCCCTGTACGACAAGTCCGGCGAGGAGCACTACAACCTCATCTCCGCCCTGCACAAGTCCATGCGCGGCTCGGACCCCGACGCCGCCCTGTACTGGCTGGCGCGCATGCTGGACGGAGGGGAGGACCCGCGCTACGTGGCGCGGCGGCTCGTGCGCTTCGCCAGCGAGGACGTGGGCCTGGCCGACCCTGCCGCGCTGCAGGCGGCGCTGGCCGCCTGGGAGGCCTACGAGCGGCTGGGCTCGCCGGAGGGCGAGCTGGCCATCGCCCAGGCGGTGGTCCACCTGGCCACGGCACCCAAGTCGGTCGCCCTCTACCGGGGGCTCGGCCGGGCGCGGGAGGCGGCGCGCCGCACGGGCTCGCTCGCCCCGCCCGCGCACATTCTCAATGCGCCCACGCGTCTGATGAAGGAGCTCGGCTACGGGGCCGGCTACCAGTACGACCCGGACGCCGCCGACGGCTTCTCCGGGGCCGACTACTTCCCCGACGGCTACCCGCGGCCGGGCGAGCGCGAGCCCCTCTACGTCCCGACCGCCAACGGCCACGAGCGCCGCATTGGCGAGCGCCTGGCCCACTGGGAGGACCTGCGCCGGCAGCGGCGCGGCGGGCGGGAGCAGTAG
- a CDS encoding DUF488 domain-containing protein gives MSSDRTDLPAACDVVIKGVREEPAPDDGRRVLVDRLWPRGVSRGRAALDEWAKDATPSTALRRAFHSGDLDWDRFVPAYRAELEEPPAREAVEGLRAEALSGRVTLLIAGHDRVRTHARVLREAILGVDDPDLPR, from the coding sequence ATGAGCTCTGATCGGACCGACCTGCCCGCCGCTTGCGACGTCGTCATCAAAGGTGTGCGCGAGGAGCCGGCGCCCGACGACGGTCGGCGCGTCCTGGTCGACCGGCTGTGGCCGCGCGGGGTGAGCCGGGGGCGCGCGGCGCTGGACGAGTGGGCGAAGGACGCCACGCCGTCGACGGCGCTGCGCCGGGCCTTCCACTCCGGCGACCTGGACTGGGATCGCTTCGTCCCCGCCTACCGCGCCGAGTTGGAGGAGCCGCCCGCGCGCGAGGCGGTGGAGGGGCTGCGCGCCGAAGCGCTGAGCGGGCGGGTGACCCTGCTGATCGCCGGGCACGACCGCGTCCGCACCCACGCCCGGGTGCTGCGCGAAGCCATCCTCGGCGTGGACGACCCCGACCTGCCTCGCTGA
- a CDS encoding ROK family protein, producing MAQRRTVQRRSTANQLHWALAADVCALVRRSPGITRAQVARELRISTGTAADLVTKMRRAAVLTEGEPVPHGRGRPTSALTAHPRGPLIIAVEITATGWRMVSAGLDGRLTVVARAPHRGRGPADVLAPIRAAVTAEAGARAGRVRAVSVAAAATVRDGSVVQSSVLDWDRVSLAPLRAPGAALLVANDATCEALAESRRGASRGARAALHLTVLTGVGGGLVLDGAPVLGATGLAMEVGHLPLGDPRALCSCGARGCWDTVLGAGPLAGRLGADDDSPSAVEAAIVRGEPAHRPALATAAASLGRGLAGLINVTDPDVVTLGGLGPLLRSHCPEAFEEALTGGLMRCLREDRPRIAGGELGADAALVGAVETALDEVAGPAGLAAWAGREGSGRNLGA from the coding sequence ATGGCGCAACGACGCACGGTGCAACGGCGCAGTACCGCCAATCAGCTCCACTGGGCCCTGGCGGCCGACGTCTGCGCCCTGGTGCGCCGGTCCCCCGGCATCACCCGGGCGCAAGTCGCCCGGGAGCTGAGGATCTCCACCGGCACGGCCGCCGACCTCGTCACCAAGATGCGCCGGGCCGCCGTCCTGACCGAGGGGGAACCGGTCCCCCACGGCCGCGGGCGCCCCACGTCGGCGCTCACCGCGCACCCGCGAGGCCCGCTCATTATCGCCGTCGAAATCACCGCCACCGGCTGGCGAATGGTGAGCGCCGGCCTCGACGGCCGCCTGACGGTCGTGGCTCGCGCCCCCCACCGCGGCCGCGGCCCCGCCGACGTGCTCGCCCCGATCCGCGCGGCGGTGACCGCCGAGGCAGGCGCCCGCGCGGGCAGAGTGCGAGCCGTGTCGGTCGCCGCGGCCGCCACCGTCCGCGACGGGAGCGTCGTCCAGTCCTCCGTCCTGGACTGGGACCGGGTGAGCCTCGCCCCCCTGAGGGCTCCGGGGGCCGCCCTCCTCGTCGCCAACGACGCCACCTGCGAAGCCCTGGCCGAGTCCCGCCGCGGCGCCTCGCGCGGGGCACGCGCCGCCCTGCACCTGACCGTTCTCACCGGCGTCGGCGGCGGCCTCGTCCTCGACGGCGCGCCCGTGCTGGGGGCGACCGGCCTGGCCATGGAAGTCGGCCACCTCCCCCTGGGCGACCCGCGGGCGCTGTGCAGCTGCGGGGCGCGGGGCTGCTGGGACACCGTCCTGGGCGCCGGGCCGCTGGCCGGGCGGCTGGGGGCCGACGACGACTCGCCGTCGGCCGTCGAGGCGGCCATCGTCCGGGGCGAGCCCGCCCACCGCCCCGCGCTCGCCACCGCGGCGGCGAGCCTGGGGCGGGGCCTGGCCGGGCTGATCAACGTCACCGACCCCGACGTCGTCACCCTCGGCGGACTCGGACCGCTCCTGCGCTCCCACTGCCCCGAGGCCTTCGAGGAGGCCCTGACCGGCGGCCTCATGCGGTGCCTGCGCGAGGACCGGCCGCGCATCGCCGGCGGCGAGCTGGGGGCCGACGCCGCGCTGGTGGGCGCCGTCGAGACGGCCCTGGACGAGGTGGCCGGCCCCGCCGGTCTGGCCGCCTGGGCGGGGCGGGAGGGGTCCGGCCGTAACCTGGGCGCATGA
- a CDS encoding thiocillin family RiPP — MNQPIIDLIAEDLDLESLPDGDSLAMWSGFSCLSSASCPFSSYSSLSPFGA; from the coding sequence ATGAACCAGCCGATTATCGATCTCATTGCAGAGGACCTCGACCTCGAGAGTCTGCCCGACGGCGACTCCCTGGCCATGTGGAGCGGATTCTCCTGTCTGAGCAGCGCCTCCTGCCCATTCTCCAGTTATTCCAGCCTGTCGCCGTTCGGCGCATGA